A stretch of Mus caroli chromosome 5, CAROLI_EIJ_v1.1, whole genome shotgun sequence DNA encodes these proteins:
- the LOC110295076 gene encoding 60S acidic ribosomal protein P2 — protein MRYVASYLLAALGGNSSPSAKDIKKILDSVGIEADDDRLNKVISELNGKNIEDVIAQGVGKLASVPAGGAVAVSAAPGSAAPAAGSAPAAAEEKKDEKKEESEESDDDMGFGLFD, from the coding sequence ATGCGCTACGTCGCCTCTTACCTGCTGGCCGCCCTCGGGGGCAACTCCTCTCCTAGCGCCAAAGACATCAAGAAAATACTAGACAGCGTGGGCATCGAGGCGGACGATGACCGGCTCAACAAGGTCATCAGTGAGTTGAATGGAAAGAACATTGAGGATGTCATCGCCCAGGGTGTTGGCAAGCTGGCCAGTGTGCCTGCTGGTGGGGCTGTGGCTGTTTCTGCTGCCCCTGGTTCTGCAGCACCTGCTGCTGGTTCTGCCCCTGCTGcagcagaggagaagaaagatgagaagaaGGAGGAGTCCGAGGAGTCGGATGACGACATGGGATTTGGCTTGTTTGATTAA